A stretch of the Dyella telluris genome encodes the following:
- a CDS encoding DUF1656 domain-containing protein: protein MPREIALADALVPGILLVYAGCLLVLWVIDTIVGRYGLYRYVWHPSLFRVAVFFVLFGAAGLILYP from the coding sequence ATGCCGCGTGAAATCGCCCTCGCCGACGCGCTCGTGCCGGGCATCCTGCTGGTCTATGCAGGATGCCTGCTGGTGCTCTGGGTGATCGATACCATCGTTGGCCGTTACGGCCTGTACCGCTACGTCTGGCATCCCTCCCTTTTCCGTGTCGCCGTGTTCTTCGTGCTGTTCGGCGCGGCCGGCTTGATCCTGTACCCATGA
- a CDS encoding FUSC family protein has protein sequence MSAVPTDLSSWRHPPWLREFATEERLAWVFVVKCMLAFYIAAWFSMLFQLEQPATTMITVSIVMHPHSGMVLAKSFYRAIGTCAGSLVGLLLMSAFPQQRELFLTALALWVGICSGGAVLYRNFMSYGFVLAGYTAAIVALPAISNPYRVFDSAMMRVSEVLLGIVVAGLVSDVVLPERLRQLLRRIAREHYQHFIDFARGSLGGAIPRAEMEKVHLRFVRAAVQIEDLRSSVIFEDPEARARSSRMQLLNLRYMAAATSFQSLHHLINRLQRNNHPRTAGALIKLYAPVGEALSPEPGDQAKPRLLATRLEACEARLPALAAELREELRQDPELLMEFDSGSMMLRRFASELRDFTSLEAALRETQGVLGGTVERVDFKRANDFAAPAIAVVRTFLTMITLSVFWIATGWPFGPSAMLLATIFSGLLATSPSPLAATANTWIGYALGMIAAYFVVFWFMPGSDGFLMFMLVTGPLLAIGPYLTTRNATLPGVGAGYTLGFVYILAVKNPMVYAPESFFNDAIASLFGLMMSGAAFMIIPTVIGSAWLRRRQLAQLRRQVVFAATAPLEGILYTFESVNRDLYHQIVQFTQQGSQESRDLFTWALAVHDCGRAIIELRQDMAHADLPPPLIDSMQRAVDSLAALYDSPDKTRWQRADEAVDHAITLTSQTLPQARASCQPALGHLLQLRIALRDDESALAPYIVKAPENPHAA, from the coding sequence ATGTCGGCGGTGCCTACCGACCTCTCGTCCTGGCGACACCCGCCATGGCTGCGCGAGTTCGCCACGGAAGAGCGCCTGGCGTGGGTCTTCGTGGTGAAGTGCATGCTGGCGTTCTACATCGCCGCGTGGTTCTCCATGCTGTTCCAGCTGGAACAGCCGGCTACCACCATGATCACCGTGTCGATCGTGATGCACCCGCACAGCGGCATGGTGCTGGCGAAAAGCTTCTACCGCGCCATCGGCACCTGCGCCGGCAGCCTGGTGGGCCTGCTGCTGATGTCGGCCTTCCCGCAGCAGCGCGAACTGTTCCTCACCGCGCTGGCGCTGTGGGTGGGCATTTGCTCGGGCGGCGCGGTGCTGTATCGCAATTTCATGTCCTACGGCTTCGTGCTGGCCGGTTACACGGCGGCGATCGTGGCGTTGCCGGCCATCAGCAACCCGTACCGCGTGTTCGACTCGGCCATGATGCGCGTGAGCGAAGTGCTGCTCGGCATCGTGGTGGCCGGCCTGGTCAGTGATGTGGTGTTGCCCGAACGCCTGCGCCAGCTGCTGCGTCGCATTGCGCGCGAGCACTACCAGCACTTCATCGATTTTGCGCGCGGCAGCCTGGGCGGCGCCATTCCGCGCGCGGAGATGGAAAAAGTGCACCTGCGCTTCGTGCGCGCCGCGGTGCAGATCGAAGACCTGCGTTCCTCCGTGATCTTCGAGGATCCCGAGGCGCGTGCCCGCAGCAGTCGCATGCAGCTGCTCAATCTGCGCTACATGGCGGCCGCCACCAGCTTCCAGTCGCTGCACCATCTGATCAACCGCCTGCAGCGCAACAACCATCCGCGCACCGCCGGCGCGCTGATCAAGCTCTACGCGCCCGTGGGCGAGGCGCTTTCGCCCGAACCCGGCGACCAGGCCAAACCGCGCCTGCTCGCCACGCGGCTGGAAGCCTGCGAAGCCAGGCTGCCGGCACTGGCCGCCGAGCTGCGCGAAGAACTGCGGCAGGATCCCGAGCTGCTGATGGAGTTCGACAGCGGCAGCATGATGCTGCGTCGCTTCGCGAGCGAGCTGCGCGATTTCACGTCGCTGGAAGCTGCCCTGCGCGAGACGCAGGGCGTGCTGGGCGGCACCGTGGAGCGCGTGGATTTCAAGCGTGCCAACGACTTTGCCGCTCCGGCGATTGCCGTGGTGCGCACCTTCCTCACCATGATCACGCTCAGCGTGTTCTGGATCGCCACCGGCTGGCCGTTCGGGCCCAGCGCCATGTTGCTGGCCACCATTTTCAGTGGCCTGCTGGCGACCTCGCCGTCGCCGCTGGCCGCCACGGCGAACACCTGGATCGGCTACGCCCTGGGCATGATCGCCGCGTACTTCGTGGTGTTCTGGTTCATGCCGGGCAGCGATGGCTTCCTGATGTTCATGCTGGTCACCGGACCACTGCTCGCCATCGGGCCTTACCTCACCACGCGCAATGCCACGCTGCCGGGCGTCGGCGCGGGTTACACGCTGGGCTTCGTCTACATCCTCGCGGTGAAGAACCCGATGGTGTACGCGCCGGAGAGCTTCTTCAACGACGCCATCGCCTCGCTGTTCGGCCTGATGATGAGCGGTGCGGCCTTCATGATCATCCCCACCGTGATCGGCTCGGCCTGGCTGCGCCGCCGCCAGCTGGCGCAGTTGCGCCGGCAGGTGGTGTTCGCCGCGACGGCGCCGCTGGAGGGCATTCTCTATACTTTCGAGAGCGTCAATCGCGACCTGTACCACCAGATCGTGCAGTTCACCCAGCAGGGCAGCCAGGAGTCGCGCGACCTGTTCACCTGGGCGCTGGCGGTGCACGACTGCGGTCGCGCCATCATCGAACTGCGCCAGGACATGGCCCATGCCGACCTGCCGCCGCCGCTGATTGATTCCATGCAACGCGCGGTGGACAGCCTGGCCGCGCTCTACGACAGCCCCGACAAGACGCGCTGGCAGCGGGCCGACGAGGCTGTTGACCATGCCATCACGCTGACTTCCCAGACACTGCCGCAGGCGCGTGCGAGCTGCCAGCCGGCACTCGGCCACCTGCTGCAGCTGCGCATTGCGCTGCGCGACGATGAGTCCGCGCTGGCGCCCTATATCGTCAAGGCACCGGAGAACCCCCATGCCGCGTGA
- a CDS encoding MarR family winged helix-turn-helix transcriptional regulator: protein MSSFLPTEQRLAVTRQRYPAFPRDPAVLIRLIKHIYKRVHDDANAMLRPYGINHPEYNLLMMLYGTEGYTLHPTELADAAGEKSANITRLTNELADKGLIARNASEEDRRKVTLTLTDDGVALIESFLPDVCALLEKQVGGLPERDVAQLERLLKKFLDHLESA, encoded by the coding sequence GTGAGCAGCTTCCTTCCAACCGAACAGCGACTGGCGGTGACGCGCCAGCGATATCCCGCGTTCCCGCGGGATCCGGCCGTGCTCATTCGCCTGATCAAGCACATCTACAAGCGCGTGCATGACGACGCCAACGCCATGCTGCGCCCGTACGGCATCAATCATCCGGAATACAACCTGCTGATGATGCTTTACGGCACCGAGGGCTACACGTTGCATCCCACCGAACTGGCGGATGCGGCGGGCGAGAAGTCGGCCAACATCACGCGCCTCACCAATGAGCTGGCCGACAAAGGTCTGATTGCGCGAAACGCCAGCGAGGAGGATCGTCGCAAGGTCACGCTTACCCTTACCGACGATGGCGTCGCGCTCATCGAGAGCTTCCTGCCCGATGTCTGCGCCCTGTTGGAAAAGCAGGTGGGTGGCCTTCCCGAGCGCGATGTCGCGCAGCTTGAGCGCCTGCTCAAGAAATTCCTCGATCATCTGGAGAGTGCCTGA
- a CDS encoding DUF4156 domain-containing protein has translation MRKTLLLLVPIALLSACTYGITLDDAGKNVRTAWSGDVSQCRDLGKVTVSVMDHVGPVNRNDIKVRDELEVMARNEAAKMHADTIKPLGDPADGSQPWGAYQCGNAQLAPSARPANPVSPNPAQPGTTAPGGFETYPVKGN, from the coding sequence ATGCGCAAGACCCTGCTGTTGCTCGTTCCCATCGCGCTGCTTAGCGCGTGCACCTATGGCATCACGCTGGACGATGCCGGGAAGAACGTCCGCACGGCCTGGAGTGGCGACGTGTCCCAGTGTCGCGACCTGGGCAAGGTCACGGTATCCGTGATGGATCACGTGGGCCCGGTCAATCGCAACGACATCAAGGTGCGTGACGAGCTGGAAGTGATGGCGCGCAACGAAGCGGCCAAGATGCACGCCGACACCATCAAGCCGCTGGGCGATCCCGCCGACGGTTCGCAGCCCTGGGGCGCCTACCAGTGCGGCAATGCCCAGCTGGCACCGTCGGCACGCCCGGCCAACCCGGTCAGCCCGAACCCGGCCCAGCCGGGTACCACGGCGCCGGGCGGTTTCGAGACGTATCCGGTCAAGGGCAACTGA
- a CDS encoding M16 family metallopeptidase, translated as MARKPLALLVAGVLSMTAGLPAIAVPQAAAAETTQAVPDIAFTRFTLPNGLTVVVHEDHKAPVVAVSIWYHVGSADEPKGKTGFAHLFEHLMFSGSENHKGTYFQPFELAGATDMNGTTWFDRTNYFETVPTTALDMALWMESDRMGHLLGAIGQKELDTQRGVVQNEKRQGENRPYGRVDQNILSNTYPGNHPYQHDTIGSMEDLNAASLGDVKQWFHDYYGAANTTLVLAGDITVAEAKAKAEKYFGDIPAGPPVPRQQAWITPLTKSTRGIQHDHVAQPRIYRTWVVPQLGTDDAIQLDLASTVLGGGKTSRLYQRLVYQDKLVDDVSASISPFALASQFQIQADIKDGVDQTKVEAVIAEEVKKFLAEGPTADELERAKIGNRAGFVRGLEKVGGFGGKAVILAEGQVYRGDPAAYKKDLERADAATSASVKAAADKWLSHGDYLLTVLPAGNDFNPDTEDAKVVALGPDQGRPAATMPAKHDYAVGKSQVDRSKGVPQVAQFPDLKFPTLEHGKLKNGIEVILAQRHTVPVTHVQLMFNAGYAADQGHKLGTASFTTTLMNESTKQLDSVEVAKRKQRLGAITRIGCGLDACSASLNALNDQLQPSLALFADIVRNPAFKSDDIERIRGQWLAGIAQEKTQPTALALRTLPPLLYGANHAYGIPFTGSGTEEAIKAMQASDLSAFQRDWLRPDNVKILVAGDTTLQQIIPQLDAAFGDWTPPSSAVPKKNIATVAIQPKPRVFLIDKPDAPQSLILAGLLAPSSKAPNELAIDVANGAFGGSFTSRLNMNLREDKRWAYGAFSFMRDAIGQRPFLMYAPVQTDKTAESAHEVAKEANEVIGTRPLTEKEVDKIKDSNVRGLPGSFETASEVLGAMSEIVQYNRPEDYVQTLKARTEAITQPQAEDAIKEIIKPAALTWVIVGDLKKIEAPVRALKLGDVQVIDGDGKPVVAKPSK; from the coding sequence ATGGCAAGAAAGCCCCTCGCCCTGCTCGTTGCAGGCGTACTCAGCATGACGGCCGGATTGCCCGCCATTGCGGTGCCCCAGGCCGCTGCCGCCGAGACGACCCAGGCCGTTCCCGATATCGCCTTCACGCGCTTCACGCTGCCCAATGGCCTGACCGTGGTGGTCCACGAGGACCACAAGGCGCCCGTTGTCGCGGTGAGCATCTGGTATCACGTGGGTTCGGCCGACGAACCCAAGGGCAAGACCGGCTTTGCCCACCTGTTCGAGCACCTGATGTTCTCGGGCTCGGAAAACCACAAGGGCACCTACTTCCAGCCGTTCGAGCTGGCCGGTGCCACCGACATGAACGGCACCACCTGGTTCGACCGCACCAACTACTTCGAAACCGTGCCCACCACCGCGCTGGACATGGCGCTGTGGATGGAATCGGACCGCATGGGTCACTTGCTCGGCGCCATCGGCCAGAAGGAACTCGACACCCAGCGTGGCGTGGTGCAGAACGAAAAGCGCCAGGGCGAAAACCGTCCTTACGGCCGCGTGGACCAGAACATCCTGTCCAACACGTACCCGGGCAACCATCCGTACCAGCACGACACCATCGGTTCGATGGAAGACCTCAACGCGGCCTCGCTGGGCGACGTGAAGCAGTGGTTCCATGATTACTACGGCGCTGCCAACACCACCCTGGTGCTGGCCGGCGACATCACCGTTGCGGAAGCCAAGGCCAAGGCCGAGAAGTACTTCGGCGACATCCCGGCCGGCCCGCCGGTGCCGCGCCAGCAGGCGTGGATCACGCCGCTCACCAAGTCCACGCGTGGCATCCAGCATGACCACGTGGCGCAGCCGCGCATCTATCGCACCTGGGTGGTGCCGCAGCTGGGTACGGATGACGCCATCCAGCTGGATCTTGCTTCCACCGTGCTCGGCGGCGGCAAGACATCCCGCCTGTACCAGCGCCTGGTCTACCAGGACAAGCTGGTCGACGACGTCTCCGCCAGCATTTCGCCGTTTGCGCTGGCCAGCCAGTTCCAGATCCAGGCCGACATCAAGGATGGCGTGGACCAGACCAAGGTCGAGGCGGTCATTGCCGAAGAGGTGAAGAAGTTCCTCGCCGAAGGCCCCACCGCCGACGAACTCGAGCGCGCCAAGATCGGCAACCGCGCCGGCTTCGTGCGCGGCCTGGAAAAGGTCGGTGGCTTCGGTGGCAAGGCGGTGATCCTGGCGGAAGGTCAGGTCTATCGCGGTGATCCGGCCGCCTACAAGAAGGACCTTGAGCGCGCCGATGCCGCCACCTCGGCCAGCGTCAAGGCGGCCGCGGACAAGTGGCTCAGCCACGGCGATTACCTGTTGACCGTGCTGCCGGCCGGCAACGACTTCAACCCCGATACCGAGGACGCCAAGGTCGTTGCCCTGGGGCCGGATCAGGGTCGTCCGGCTGCCACGATGCCGGCCAAGCACGACTACGCCGTGGGCAAGAGCCAGGTGGATCGCAGCAAGGGCGTGCCGCAGGTGGCGCAGTTCCCGGACCTGAAATTCCCGACGCTGGAGCACGGCAAGCTCAAGAACGGCATCGAGGTGATCCTGGCCCAGCGCCACACCGTGCCGGTCACGCACGTGCAGCTGATGTTCAACGCAGGCTATGCGGCAGACCAAGGCCACAAGCTCGGCACCGCCAGCTTCACCACCACGCTGATGAACGAGAGCACCAAGCAACTCGACTCGGTGGAAGTGGCCAAGCGCAAGCAGCGCCTGGGCGCGATCACGCGCATCGGTTGCGGTCTGGATGCCTGTTCGGCCTCGCTCAATGCGTTGAATGACCAGCTGCAGCCGTCGCTGGCATTGTTCGCCGACATCGTGCGCAACCCGGCCTTCAAGTCCGACGACATCGAGCGCATCCGTGGCCAGTGGCTTGCCGGTATCGCGCAGGAGAAGACCCAGCCCACCGCGCTGGCGCTGCGCACCCTGCCGCCGCTGCTGTACGGCGCCAACCACGCCTACGGCATTCCGTTCACCGGTTCGGGTACGGAAGAAGCCATCAAGGCGATGCAGGCGTCGGATCTCTCCGCGTTCCAGCGTGACTGGCTGCGCCCGGACAACGTGAAGATCCTCGTGGCCGGCGACACCACGCTGCAGCAGATCATCCCGCAGCTCGACGCGGCCTTCGGTGACTGGACGCCGCCGTCCAGCGCGGTGCCGAAGAAGAACATCGCCACCGTGGCCATCCAGCCCAAGCCTCGCGTGTTCCTGATCGACAAGCCGGATGCGCCGCAGTCGCTGATCCTGGCCGGCCTGCTCGCGCCGTCCAGCAAGGCGCCGAACGAGCTGGCCATCGACGTGGCCAACGGTGCGTTCGGCGGCAGCTTCACCTCGCGTCTCAACATGAACCTGCGCGAGGACAAGCGTTGGGCCTATGGCGCCTTCAGCTTCATGCGCGATGCGATCGGCCAGCGTCCGTTCCTGATGTATGCGCCGGTGCAGACCGACAAGACGGCCGAGTCCGCCCACGAGGTGGCCAAGGAAGCCAACGAAGTCATCGGTACCCGTCCGCTCACCGAGAAGGAAGTGGACAAGATCAAGGACTCCAATGTCCGCGGTCTGCCGGGCAGCTTCGAGACGGCCTCCGAAGTGCTGGGCGCGATGAGCGAGATCGTCCAGTACAACCGCCCCGAAGACTATGTGCAGACCCTCAAGGCCCGCACGGAAGCCATCACCCAGCCGCAGGCGGAGGATGCGATCAAGGAGATCATCAAGCCGGCCGCGCTGACCTGGGTAATCGTGGGCGACCTCAAGAAGATCGAGGCCCCCGTGCGCGCGCTGAAGCTGGGCGACGTGCAGGTGATCGACGGCGACGGCAAGCCGGTGGTGGCCAAGCCGTCGAAGTAA
- the trmL gene encoding tRNA (uridine(34)/cytosine(34)/5-carboxymethylaminomethyluridine(34)-2'-O)-methyltransferase TrmL codes for MLHVILYRPEIPPNTGNAIRLCANTGASLHLIRPLGFELDDARLRRAGLDYHEYAQLAVHDDLASCLESIGQPRVFAFSTRGRVAHVDARFVQGDALLFGCETAGLPGEVLDAIPEAQRLRLPMRPDSRSLNLSNTVAIAVYEAWRQMGFVGAAS; via the coding sequence ATGCTGCATGTCATTCTCTACCGACCGGAAATACCCCCGAACACGGGCAATGCGATCAGGCTGTGCGCCAACACCGGCGCCTCGTTGCACCTGATCCGGCCGTTGGGATTTGAGCTGGACGATGCCCGCCTGCGCCGTGCAGGCCTGGACTATCACGAATACGCGCAGCTGGCGGTGCATGACGACCTCGCCAGCTGCCTCGAGAGCATCGGCCAGCCACGCGTGTTCGCCTTCTCCACGCGCGGTCGCGTGGCTCACGTGGATGCGCGCTTCGTCCAGGGCGACGCCTTGCTGTTCGGCTGTGAGACCGCCGGCTTGCCCGGCGAGGTGCTCGATGCCATTCCCGAAGCGCAACGCCTGCGGCTGCCGATGCGGCCGGATAGTCGCAGCCTCAATTTGTCCAATACTGTGGCGATTGCGGTGTATGAGGCGTGGCGGCAGATGGGGTTTGTGGGGGCGGCGAGCTAA
- a CDS encoding ubiquinone biosynthesis accessory factor UbiJ codes for MTAPFSLLPRPLRALAGRALETALNHTLSLDPETKTRLAALDGRSVQLHLRGPELALSVTVEGDCLKVGPAQEDNHLRIAATPGSLLAMLVKRDDEGVAPGKVEIAGDADLARRLEKLASKFAPDFEEAFARTFGEVLGVPLAKAVRKGLAHAKETGSHLATDTADWLRDEARVAAAPGEVEGFLDGVDDLRERADRLEARLARLELRLKKGPAA; via the coding sequence ATGACCGCCCCCTTCTCCCTGCTCCCGCGCCCCCTCCGCGCCCTCGCCGGCCGCGCACTGGAAACCGCGCTCAACCACACCCTCTCGCTCGACCCGGAAACCAAGACCCGGCTGGCCGCGCTCGACGGTCGTAGCGTGCAGCTGCACCTGCGCGGCCCGGAGCTGGCGCTGTCGGTGACGGTGGAGGGCGACTGCCTGAAGGTGGGCCCTGCGCAGGAAGACAACCATCTGCGCATCGCCGCCACGCCGGGCAGCCTGCTCGCCATGCTGGTGAAGCGAGACGACGAAGGTGTGGCGCCGGGCAAGGTCGAGATCGCAGGCGACGCGGATCTCGCGCGTCGCCTGGAGAAACTCGCCAGCAAGTTCGCACCGGATTTCGAAGAGGCGTTCGCGCGCACCTTCGGCGAGGTCCTCGGTGTCCCGCTGGCCAAGGCCGTGCGCAAGGGCCTGGCGCACGCGAAGGAGACCGGCAGCCATCTGGCCACCGACACCGCCGACTGGCTGCGCGACGAAGCGCGCGTGGCAGCAGCGCCGGGTGAGGTGGAAGGCTTCCTTGATGGCGTTGACGATCTGCGCGAACGCGCCGACCGCCTCGAGGCACGCCTCGCACGACTGGAGCTGCGACTGAAGAAGGGACCCGCCGCGTGA
- the ubiB gene encoding ubiquinone biosynthesis regulatory protein kinase UbiB: protein MTVVPRVMRVASVLLAYRLDELVDAAHLFRPLKLVRPFVARPRTDVSQLSRGARLRLALTELGPIFVKAGQVLSTRRDLVPADIADELAQLQDQVPPFPGAEARAIIEQELKAPITSLYTSFDETPLASASIAQVHAATLQDGSAVVVKVLRPGIDKRIERDVKLLHSLGELAQRWHPNADKIRPLDVVAEVEKMLENELDLQREGASASLLRRNFESGEDLYVPAVHWDLTSARVLTLERVYGVSCDDIASIDAAGIDRKALAVKGVRLFYEQVFRDNFFHADAHPGNIWVDTTRPADARFIALDFGIMGSLPEQDQYWLAQNFIALFERDYARIAQLHVDAGWMPSTVRIDELTAAVRTVCEPYFTRPLSQISLAELVVKLFQTARRYELTLQPQLILLQKTLLNIEGVGRMLDPQIDIWAVAHPVLKRILRERYSPRRTLREVRKHLPEWFHAAPQFPELVRNALQQVAKGERQAISDPRELEQQREEAQRTRRALAFGLLGSSLLVGSAVLWTLAPAHGAWHATAVGIAGLAAFAVGWPRR from the coding sequence CTGACGGTCGTACCGCGCGTGATGCGCGTGGCATCGGTGCTGTTGGCGTATCGCCTCGATGAACTGGTCGACGCCGCCCACCTGTTTCGTCCGCTGAAGCTGGTGCGTCCCTTCGTGGCACGCCCGCGCACAGACGTGAGCCAGCTCTCGCGGGGCGCGCGCCTGCGCCTGGCGCTTACCGAGCTTGGCCCCATCTTCGTCAAGGCGGGCCAGGTGCTGTCCACGCGGCGCGACCTGGTGCCGGCGGATATCGCCGATGAACTGGCCCAGCTGCAGGACCAGGTGCCGCCGTTCCCCGGCGCGGAAGCGCGCGCCATCATCGAGCAGGAACTGAAGGCGCCGATCACCTCGCTGTACACCAGCTTCGACGAGACGCCGCTGGCATCCGCCTCCATCGCGCAGGTGCATGCCGCCACGTTGCAGGACGGCAGCGCAGTGGTGGTGAAGGTGCTGCGTCCCGGCATCGACAAGCGTATCGAGCGTGACGTGAAGCTGCTGCACTCGCTGGGCGAGCTTGCGCAGCGTTGGCACCCGAACGCGGACAAGATCCGCCCGCTCGACGTCGTCGCCGAAGTCGAGAAGATGCTGGAGAACGAGCTGGACCTGCAGCGCGAAGGCGCCAGCGCCAGCCTGCTTCGCCGCAACTTCGAAAGCGGCGAAGATCTTTACGTACCGGCGGTGCATTGGGACCTCACCAGTGCACGCGTGCTGACGCTGGAGCGCGTGTACGGCGTGAGCTGCGACGACATCGCCTCGATCGACGCCGCCGGCATCGACCGCAAGGCGCTGGCGGTGAAGGGCGTGCGCCTGTTCTACGAACAGGTGTTCCGCGACAACTTCTTCCATGCCGATGCGCACCCCGGCAACATCTGGGTGGATACCACGCGCCCGGCCGATGCGCGCTTCATCGCGCTGGATTTCGGCATCATGGGTTCACTGCCGGAACAGGACCAGTACTGGCTGGCGCAGAATTTCATCGCGCTGTTCGAACGCGACTACGCGCGCATTGCGCAATTGCACGTGGACGCCGGCTGGATGCCGTCTACCGTGCGCATCGACGAACTCACCGCCGCCGTGCGCACGGTGTGCGAGCCGTATTTCACCCGCCCGCTCTCGCAGATCTCGCTGGCCGAACTGGTGGTGAAACTTTTCCAGACGGCGCGTCGCTACGAGCTCACCCTGCAGCCGCAGCTGATCCTCCTGCAGAAAACGCTGCTCAATATCGAAGGCGTGGGTCGCATGCTGGACCCGCAGATCGACATCTGGGCCGTGGCCCACCCGGTGCTCAAGCGCATCCTGCGCGAGCGCTACAGCCCGCGCCGGACGCTGCGTGAGGTGCGCAAGCACCTGCCCGAATGGTTCCATGCTGCACCGCAGTTCCCCGAGCTGGTGCGCAACGCGCTGCAGCAGGTGGCCAAGGGCGAACGCCAGGCGATCAGTGATCCGCGCGAACTGGAACAGCAGCGCGAGGAAGCGCAGCGCACGCGTCGCGCGCTGGCGTTCGGCCTGCTCGGCAGCAGCCTGCTGGTGGGCAGCGCGGTGCTGTGGACGCTGGCGCCGGCCCATGGCGCTTGGCATGCCACGGCGGTGGGCATTGCCGGCCTCGCAGCTTTTGCTGTGGGCTGGCCGCGCCGCTGA
- a CDS encoding pseudouridine synthase, translating to MLEILYQDDALIAVNKPAGLAVHRSKMVGNAEEFLIDLLREQVGGITYLAHRLDRATSGVLLVARSSEIAAALGEQFMGRDVHKQYLAVVRGWPDPEEALIDYALPGSRETGPRREASTTYRRLATVEVPIALGRYLQQRYALVLAEPHTGRFRQIRKHMAHVHHPIIGDCQHGRGDHNRLYKQYFSCHRMLLHAWRLSFAHPVTGEPMRLEAPLDAAYQALLERFGWTLPDL from the coding sequence ATGCTTGAGATCCTCTACCAAGACGACGCCCTCATCGCGGTGAACAAGCCCGCGGGCCTCGCCGTGCACCGCTCCAAGATGGTCGGCAACGCAGAGGAGTTCCTGATCGACCTGCTGCGTGAGCAAGTGGGTGGCATCACTTATCTGGCGCACCGGCTCGACCGCGCGACCAGTGGCGTGCTGCTGGTCGCGCGATCCTCGGAAATCGCCGCTGCCCTTGGCGAGCAGTTCATGGGCCGCGACGTGCACAAGCAATATCTGGCCGTCGTGCGTGGTTGGCCCGACCCGGAAGAGGCGTTGATCGACTATGCCCTGCCCGGCTCCCGCGAAACGGGGCCGCGGCGCGAGGCCAGCACTACCTATCGTCGTCTGGCCACGGTGGAGGTGCCTATCGCACTGGGCCGCTATCTCCAGCAGCGCTACGCCCTGGTGCTGGCCGAGCCGCACACCGGGCGTTTCCGCCAGATCCGCAAGCACATGGCCCACGTCCACCACCCGATCATCGGCGACTGCCAGCATGGGCGCGGCGACCATAACCGCCTGTACAAGCAGTACTTCAGCTGCCACCGCATGCTGCTGCACGCCTGGCGGCTGAGCTTCGCGCACCCGGTGACCGGCGAGCCGATGCGGCTGGAGGCCCCGCTGGACGCGGCCTATCAGGCCTTGCTCGAACGCTTCGGCTGGACCCTGCCGGACCTGTGA
- the arfB gene encoding alternative ribosome rescue aminoacyl-tRNA hydrolase ArfB, translating into MLTISRSIVLPENELTERFLRADGPGGQHVNRTESAVELRFDVARSPSLPEPLRARLLARRDRRLTDDGVLVIQARRFRDQGRNREDARDRLVEIIRAALVVPKARIATKPTRGSKERRLAGKSQRGKIKQTRSRDWSRE; encoded by the coding sequence ATGCTCACGATCAGCCGATCCATCGTCCTGCCCGAGAACGAGCTGACTGAGCGTTTCCTTCGCGCAGACGGCCCGGGTGGACAACACGTCAACCGCACCGAAAGCGCCGTGGAACTGCGCTTCGATGTCGCGCGCTCGCCTTCCCTTCCCGAACCCCTGCGTGCGCGGCTGCTGGCCCGACGCGACCGCCGCCTGACCGACGATGGCGTGCTGGTGATCCAGGCACGCCGCTTCCGCGACCAGGGACGCAACCGCGAGGATGCGCGGGATCGACTGGTCGAGATCATCCGCGCGGCGCTCGTCGTACCCAAGGCGCGCATCGCCACCAAACCCACCCGCGGCTCAAAGGAACGGCGTCTTGCCGGCAAGTCCCAGCGCGGCAAGATCAAGCAAACACGGTCGCGTGACTGGAGTCGTGAATGA
- a CDS encoding 1-acyl-sn-glycerol-3-phosphate acyltransferase: protein MLPPAPPEAPKLKSKFWPWLARRLLRLSGWKLLGQLPNEPKLIIIGAPHSSYWDGYFGLLMKIGIGVDIKIMIKREVLDGPLGIILRPIGMIPINRSAALNVVDQMVQRFHENDRLWLGITPEGTRKKVKNWKSGFLRIAHDANVPIQTLFLDYPSKTFTFGPVVRATEDPDADMVRIRALFTPYRGKHRNAND, encoded by the coding sequence ATGCTCCCCCCTGCCCCACCCGAAGCACCCAAGCTCAAGAGCAAGTTCTGGCCATGGCTGGCACGCCGCCTGCTGCGCCTGTCGGGCTGGAAACTCCTGGGCCAGCTGCCGAACGAGCCCAAGCTGATCATCATCGGCGCGCCGCATTCGTCCTATTGGGACGGCTATTTCGGCTTGTTGATGAAGATCGGCATTGGCGTCGACATCAAGATCATGATCAAGCGCGAAGTGCTTGACGGCCCGCTGGGCATCATCCTGCGCCCCATCGGCATGATCCCGATCAATCGCAGTGCCGCGCTCAATGTGGTGGACCAGATGGTCCAGCGTTTCCACGAGAACGATCGCCTGTGGCTGGGCATCACGCCCGAAGGTACGCGCAAGAAGGTCAAGAACTGGAAGTCCGGCTTCCTGCGCATTGCGCACGACGCCAATGTACCCATCCAGACGCTGTTCCTGGACTATCCGAGCAAGACGTTCACCTTTGGCCCGGTGGTGCGCGCCACCGAAGATCCCGACGCCGACATGGTGCGTATCCGTGCACTGTTCACGCCGTATCGTGGCAAGCACCGTAACGCGAACGACTGA